Proteins from one Algicella marina genomic window:
- the era gene encoding GTPase Era, which yields MTTRAGFIALIGEPNAGKSTLLNRMVGAKISIVTHKVQTTRARIRGVALEGDSQLVFVDTPGLFKPRRRLDRAMVSAAWAGAGDADIVVLMVEAHRGITEGVENILSALAERGGERPVVLAINKIDRVQRDKLLSLTQDLNERFKFEATFMISAEKGYGVDDLRRWIADRLPESPWLYPEDQIADIPMRMIAAEMTREKLTLRLHQELPYQLTVETENWEERKDGSVRIDQVIYVARSGHKGIALGPKGETIKAVSIAAREEISEFLGRAVHLFLQVRVREGWQEEAERYSEIGLDFSDGQE from the coding sequence ATGACCACACGTGCCGGCTTCATTGCCCTGATCGGAGAACCGAATGCCGGCAAGTCGACCCTGCTGAACCGCATGGTGGGCGCAAAAATCTCGATTGTTACGCATAAGGTTCAGACGACCCGGGCCCGAATTCGTGGCGTGGCGCTGGAGGGCGATAGCCAACTGGTCTTCGTAGATACGCCAGGTCTCTTCAAGCCGCGCCGCAGGCTTGACCGGGCCATGGTCAGCGCGGCATGGGCCGGTGCGGGAGATGCCGATATCGTGGTCCTGATGGTGGAGGCTCACCGAGGCATCACCGAGGGAGTGGAAAACATACTTTCGGCTTTGGCTGAGCGCGGCGGGGAAAGGCCGGTGGTTCTCGCCATCAACAAGATCGACCGTGTACAGCGTGACAAGCTTCTGTCCCTTACGCAGGATCTCAACGAGCGGTTCAAGTTTGAGGCAACATTCATGATCTCAGCCGAGAAAGGCTACGGTGTCGACGACCTTCGCCGCTGGATTGCTGATCGTCTGCCGGAAAGCCCTTGGCTTTATCCTGAAGATCAGATTGCCGATATTCCTATGCGGATGATCGCAGCGGAGATGACGCGGGAAAAACTGACGCTGCGACTGCATCAGGAGTTGCCGTACCAGTTGACGGTTGAGACCGAGAATTGGGAAGAACGCAAGGACGGATCGGTTCGAATTGATCAGGTCATCTATGTCGCACGCTCTGGCCACAAGGGTATCGCGCTTGGTCCGAAGGGGGAAACAATCAAAGCCGTTTCGATTGCTGCGCGCGAGGAGATCTCGGAATTTCTGGGTCGAGCCGTACACCTTTTCCTTCAGGTCCGGGTACGTGAGGGCTGGCAGGAAGAGGCGGAGCGCTATTCGGAGATCGGTCTCGATTTTTCCGACGGGCAGGAGTAA
- a CDS encoding DUF1491 family protein: MRLTADFWVHAYVARLAQAGIPAFITAHGDDTAGAVIVKSNTLDGKAQAYVRSFDFDGNRSWVMLEEGAEPDVDAALARQRRYDSDLWIVEVEDRQGRTLLDAEGLAD, from the coding sequence TTGCGATTGACGGCCGACTTTTGGGTGCATGCATATGTCGCGCGTCTCGCACAGGCTGGCATCCCAGCGTTCATCACCGCGCATGGTGACGACACTGCCGGTGCCGTCATCGTCAAATCCAACACACTGGACGGCAAGGCGCAGGCCTACGTGCGCAGCTTCGATTTCGATGGTAATCGCAGTTGGGTGATGTTGGAAGAGGGAGCGGAGCCGGATGTCGATGCGGCCCTCGCGCGGCAGCGGCGATATGATAGCGATCTCTGGATCGTGGAGGTAGAAGATCGACAGGGCCGGACGCTTCTGGATGCTGAAGGTCTCGCCGATTAG
- the recO gene encoding DNA repair protein RecO, with amino-acid sequence MEWQDSGILLATRPHGETSAIVEILTVDHGRHAGIVRGGVSRRLRPVLQPGSGVHVTWRARLEAHLGTFTVEPEKSRAHLLSSRTGLAGLNAITAMARALLPEREPFRDQYQATKALLDRMDTPDWPAHYILWEIRLLEGLGYRLTLQNCAVTGISTGLAYVSPKSGHAVTAEAGAEYADRLLPLPPFLRPEASDIPISREHLQQGMALTGHFLRNWVCHATGVEHLPPARERLEAVLTR; translated from the coding sequence ATGGAGTGGCAGGACAGCGGGATATTGCTTGCTACACGCCCGCATGGCGAAACATCGGCTATCGTAGAGATATTGACCGTGGATCATGGGCGCCACGCAGGAATCGTGCGCGGTGGCGTCTCCCGAAGGTTGCGTCCGGTCCTGCAACCCGGCAGCGGTGTCCATGTGACTTGGCGGGCCCGGCTGGAGGCGCACCTCGGGACGTTCACGGTGGAACCGGAAAAATCGCGAGCCCATCTTCTGTCCAGCCGAACTGGGCTGGCCGGTTTGAACGCCATCACGGCCATGGCACGTGCCCTTCTGCCTGAACGGGAACCCTTTCGGGACCAGTACCAAGCAACGAAGGCTTTGCTGGATCGAATGGACACGCCCGACTGGCCTGCCCATTACATCCTCTGGGAAATCCGCTTGCTGGAAGGACTTGGTTATCGCCTGACCCTACAAAATTGTGCGGTTACGGGTATTTCCACGGGGCTCGCCTACGTGTCTCCGAAGTCCGGTCATGCAGTCACGGCGGAAGCAGGGGCGGAATACGCGGATCGGTTATTGCCGTTGCCGCCGTTTCTCCGCCCCGAGGCTAGCGACATCCCGATTTCCAGGGAGCATTTGCAACAGGGTATGGCCCTCACCGGTCATTTCCTGCGCAACTGGGTGTGTCATGCCACGGGAGTGGAGCACTTGCCGCCGGCGCGGGAAAGACTGGAAGCAGTCCTGACACGTTGA
- a CDS encoding META domain-containing protein has product MKRATSIVFAASALTAACTPYSETVGAAAPLGTVWELETVNGLPAASRMTLTFLANGKLQGLLPCNSYTGEQSAPLPWFEIEKLAVTLRSCPALPDEQSYLAILKSSDYAEVAGDSLLLSDVDENSLYFVRRGNG; this is encoded by the coding sequence ATGAAACGAGCAACCTCAATAGTCTTTGCTGCTTCAGCGTTGACAGCTGCCTGCACACCATATTCGGAAACGGTGGGCGCTGCCGCGCCGCTCGGTACGGTGTGGGAACTTGAGACCGTGAACGGTCTGCCAGCGGCGAGCCGGATGACGCTGACTTTCCTGGCCAACGGCAAACTCCAAGGCCTGTTGCCCTGCAACAGTTACACGGGCGAGCAATCCGCGCCATTGCCGTGGTTCGAGATCGAGAAACTGGCCGTAACCCTGCGGAGTTGTCCTGCGCTGCCGGACGAACAGAGCTACCTCGCCATCCTTAAAAGTTCCGATTATGCCGAGGTTGCTGGCGACAGCCTGCTCCTTAGTGATGTGGACGAGAACAGCCTGTATTTTGTACGCCGCGGGAATGGCTGA
- a CDS encoding FAD binding domain-containing protein, with protein sequence MEYFVPENLGEALNALSAGPMDILAGGTDYYPGLAGQPAGRSILDISRLPELNGVRRTAEHGWRIGACTRWRDIARAGLPPAFDGLAEAALTVGSVQIQNTGTIAGNVCNASPAADGVPPLLTLDAEVEIRSAGSERVLPLSEFITGPREVALAEGEMVTALIVPSQANSLKSAFEKLGARRYLVISIAMVAVAARVEDGRLRDLRIAVGACSPVARRLTGLERALAGTAVADLSGLEVVTGRHLDALTPLDDIRGTGKYRLSAVPELVTRSVKRLIEEPVVLADG encoded by the coding sequence TTGGAGTACTTCGTCCCTGAAAATCTTGGCGAAGCGCTCAATGCGCTTTCTGCCGGGCCGATGGATATTCTCGCCGGGGGTACGGATTATTACCCTGGTCTCGCCGGGCAACCGGCAGGGCGTTCGATCCTCGACATTTCGAGATTGCCGGAACTGAACGGCGTCCGTCGTACCGCTGAGCATGGATGGCGGATTGGTGCCTGCACGCGCTGGCGCGATATAGCGCGAGCCGGGCTGCCACCTGCTTTCGACGGGCTTGCTGAGGCGGCATTGACAGTCGGTTCGGTCCAAATTCAGAATACGGGAACAATTGCAGGCAACGTATGTAATGCCTCACCGGCAGCAGACGGCGTGCCACCACTTTTGACGCTGGACGCGGAAGTGGAAATCCGGTCCGCTGGTTCGGAAAGGGTGCTGCCGTTGAGCGAATTCATAACCGGCCCGCGCGAGGTGGCGCTTGCGGAAGGCGAAATGGTGACGGCATTGATCGTGCCTTCGCAGGCAAATTCTCTCAAGTCGGCATTCGAGAAACTCGGTGCGCGCCGGTACCTCGTGATCTCCATTGCGATGGTAGCCGTTGCGGCGAGAGTGGAAGACGGACGCCTGCGGGACTTGCGCATTGCCGTCGGTGCCTGTTCGCCGGTTGCTCGACGCCTGACCGGCTTGGAACGCGCACTGGCTGGAACCGCTGTCGCTGACCTCTCGGGTCTGGAAGTGGTTACAGGCCGACATCTGGATGCCCTGACACCGTTGGACGATATTCGTGGAACCGGAAAATACCGGCTCTCAGCTGTCCCGGAGCTGGTGACGCGTAGCGTTAAGCGCCTGATCGAAGAGCCGGTGGTGTTGGCCGATGGATAA
- a CDS encoding molybdopterin-dependent oxidoreductase: MDKASTTDYLRFTLNGRRTCIECRPAERLSTVLRQRLNAREVKVGCGAGDCGSCTVLLDGEAVCACLMSARQASGRQVETVGSLVVNTDEGRRLAAAFHREGAAQCGICTPGMIVAATALLKTTRAPTEEAVKDALGGVLCRCTGYRKIIRAVRTAFDDLAEETDGGVGSRLLRLDGWPKVDGSERFGDDVAPASALCLKIIRSPFARAGFSFGDLETHRRNEGLTAILTASDIPGRNAFGVIPGFADQPVLAEGEARFRGEAVAAIVGAPETLASYQVQNFPVEWKELVADLHPSDALVSSNLLHADRSENILCRGVVRRGDPAKALADAAEIVEGSFATSFVEHAYIEPEAGYAEMKDRRIIVHACTQAPVMDQEAVAEIMGLPMSDIRIVPTAVGGGFGSKLDISVQPLLALAAWKTGRTVRLTYSRQESMQSTTKRHPAEMRMKIGVDGSGRITAMEFEGTFNTGAYASWGPTVANRVPVHASGPYRVPNYSARSLAVYTNNPPAGAFRGFGVPQAALMQETLFDDLAQKLGLDPLEFRINNALENGAETVCGQVFKQGVGIGACLKALREQSREARSEVAEWNRQAKSRGEKVRRGVGVAAGWYGCGNTSLPNPSTIRAGLRADGKLVLHQGAMDIGQGSNTVIPQIFAQALGVTATCLEMVGADTDLTPDAGKTSASRQTFVSGAAALRAGEAMRARILERCNAGPEAVISCEGGTVLVTDGENVHSLDLSLLPVNHDGYVFEVAETYDPPTSPLDSNGQGAPYAQFGYAAHLAIVEVDESLGLVKPLKFVAAHDVGRAINPLLIEGQVEGGIAQGLGMALMEEYVPGRTENLHDYLIPTIGDMPPVETLIIEEPDAHGPFGAKGLGEHVLIPTAPALLNAIADATGVRMKATPVTPSALFSALQARNG; this comes from the coding sequence ATGGATAAGGCCAGCACCACTGACTATCTGAGGTTTACACTTAACGGGCGACGGACCTGCATTGAGTGTCGACCGGCAGAGCGACTATCGACTGTGTTGCGGCAACGCCTAAACGCACGCGAGGTCAAGGTCGGATGCGGTGCCGGAGACTGCGGCTCGTGCACTGTATTGCTGGATGGCGAAGCGGTCTGCGCCTGTCTCATGTCCGCGCGTCAGGCCAGTGGTCGGCAAGTCGAGACTGTAGGCTCTCTTGTTGTAAACACTGATGAGGGACGCAGGCTAGCCGCGGCCTTTCACCGCGAAGGTGCTGCGCAATGTGGCATCTGCACGCCCGGCATGATTGTCGCTGCGACAGCGCTGCTGAAAACAACTCGGGCGCCAACAGAAGAGGCGGTGAAGGACGCATTGGGTGGCGTTCTTTGCCGTTGCACGGGCTATCGCAAGATCATCCGTGCCGTTCGGACTGCATTCGACGACCTTGCGGAGGAAACGGATGGCGGGGTGGGTTCACGGCTCCTGCGGCTGGACGGTTGGCCGAAGGTCGATGGTAGTGAACGTTTCGGAGACGATGTCGCGCCAGCATCTGCCCTCTGCCTGAAAATCATCCGGTCCCCGTTTGCCCGTGCCGGCTTTTCCTTTGGCGATCTCGAAACTCACCGCAGGAACGAGGGGCTGACGGCTATCCTGACGGCTAGCGACATTCCGGGCCGAAATGCGTTCGGGGTCATCCCCGGTTTCGCAGATCAGCCGGTATTGGCCGAAGGCGAGGCACGTTTTCGGGGTGAGGCTGTTGCCGCGATTGTTGGCGCTCCTGAAACACTGGCAAGTTACCAAGTTCAAAATTTTCCGGTCGAGTGGAAGGAATTGGTAGCCGATCTGCATCCTTCCGACGCCTTGGTTTCCTCGAACCTGCTTCATGCCGACCGGTCCGAAAACATATTGTGTCGTGGGGTGGTTCGACGTGGTGATCCGGCGAAGGCACTGGCCGACGCTGCCGAGATAGTCGAGGGCTCATTCGCAACCAGCTTCGTCGAACACGCCTACATCGAGCCGGAAGCCGGTTATGCGGAGATGAAAGATCGGCGGATCATTGTCCATGCCTGCACGCAGGCACCGGTGATGGATCAGGAAGCCGTTGCCGAGATCATGGGCTTGCCGATGTCCGATATCCGCATCGTACCCACAGCTGTCGGCGGTGGTTTCGGTTCCAAACTAGACATATCCGTGCAACCACTGCTGGCTCTCGCCGCTTGGAAAACCGGTCGAACAGTGCGGTTGACCTATTCCCGGCAGGAATCGATGCAATCGACGACGAAACGGCATCCGGCGGAGATGCGGATGAAGATTGGGGTCGATGGGTCCGGTCGCATCACGGCCATGGAGTTTGAGGGAACCTTCAACACCGGCGCCTATGCTTCATGGGGGCCAACTGTGGCCAATCGCGTTCCGGTGCATGCATCCGGTCCCTATAGGGTACCAAATTACAGTGCGCGCTCGCTGGCGGTATACACCAATAACCCGCCTGCAGGTGCTTTCCGCGGTTTCGGAGTGCCACAGGCCGCGTTGATGCAGGAGACGTTGTTCGACGATCTGGCGCAAAAACTTGGCCTGGACCCGCTGGAGTTTAGAATAAACAACGCATTGGAAAACGGTGCAGAAACCGTGTGCGGCCAGGTGTTTAAACAGGGCGTCGGTATTGGCGCTTGTCTCAAGGCGTTGCGAGAGCAGTCGCGCGAGGCTCGCTCCGAAGTGGCAGAGTGGAACCGTCAGGCGAAGAGCAGGGGTGAAAAGGTGCGCCGTGGCGTCGGCGTGGCTGCGGGCTGGTACGGTTGCGGCAATACTTCGCTGCCAAATCCGTCCACTATCCGTGCCGGTCTGCGCGCGGACGGCAAGTTGGTTCTGCATCAGGGTGCCATGGACATCGGACAAGGCTCCAACACGGTGATCCCGCAGATATTTGCGCAAGCTCTGGGTGTCACGGCGACATGTCTCGAAATGGTCGGCGCGGACACGGACCTGACCCCGGATGCCGGCAAGACCTCAGCCTCCCGGCAAACATTCGTTTCCGGCGCTGCGGCATTGCGTGCGGGTGAGGCGATGCGGGCGAGGATACTGGAACGATGTAACGCCGGGCCGGAAGCGGTCATATCCTGCGAAGGCGGCACCGTGCTGGTTACGGACGGCGAAAATGTGCACTCTCTCGATTTGTCGTTGTTACCGGTGAACCATGATGGCTATGTCTTCGAAGTCGCAGAAACCTACGACCCGCCAACCTCGCCGCTGGATTCAAACGGTCAGGGTGCACCTTATGCCCAGTTCGGCTATGCCGCACATTTGGCAATCGTTGAGGTTGACGAGTCTCTTGGGCTCGTAAAGCCACTGAAATTTGTGGCTGCGCACGACGTTGGTCGCGCAATCAATCCCCTGCTCATAGAGGGGCAGGTCGAAGGCGGTATCGCGCAGGGGTTGGGTATGGCGCTCATGGAGGAATACGTGCCAGGTCGGACCGAGAATTTACACGACTATCTGATTCCGACCATTGGGGATATGCCTCCCGTTGAAACCCTGATCATCGAAGAACCGGATGCTCACGGCCCGTTCGGCGCCAAAGGCTTGGGGGAGCATGTCCTCATCCCGACCGCGCCCGCACTGCTGAACGCAATCGCTGATGCCACCGGAGTGCGCATGAAGGCCACCCCCGTGACGCCCTCCGCCCTTTTTTCCGCTCTGCAGGCGCGCAATGGCTGA
- a CDS encoding 6-hydroxynicotinate reductase, whose translation MADDANRAEKIRCDACPVMCYIAEGRAGACDRYANRAGELVRLDALTIVERTIEAGKATVPFLGNDATWDGDLVLAKRPFLTAIGAGTTYPDYKPAPFIVSQDVDGVDMITVVTEGIFSYCGVKVKIDTDRHIGEERAIVRANGEAVGHVMTAEYGSKMLSLGGVDHLTGGSKTEGRETCNALLCLCNKEAVELTVDDGAALVVQAGRPPIINGQVEQLMRVGCGSATIGMFAMQWQPHVDEVIVVDDHITGVLTEHEAGKQLGMRPAGIRVRGRRSTPGRYFQVAEPGTGWGGTDIEDPLVLISKIDPKAAWPGLRLLMVSTTGEQWAYFLLDDDLVPQPAPLTPALEASVTRIAENCEPALCSVLFMGGAGGSLRSGVTENPVGLTKSVKAALTAVTCGGAETYVWPGGGITVMVDVLNMPENAFGYVPTPALVAPIEFTMTRQDYGALGGHVEHIRSIGGVLEENVRTLKSRG comes from the coding sequence ATGGCTGATGATGCAAACAGGGCGGAAAAAATCCGCTGCGATGCCTGTCCGGTGATGTGTTACATCGCCGAGGGCCGTGCCGGTGCTTGTGATCGTTATGCAAATAGAGCCGGAGAGCTTGTGAGACTCGACGCTCTGACGATCGTGGAGCGCACGATAGAGGCCGGCAAAGCCACTGTCCCGTTCTTGGGAAACGATGCCACCTGGGACGGTGACCTCGTCCTTGCCAAACGTCCCTTCCTGACGGCGATCGGTGCGGGAACGACCTACCCGGACTACAAGCCGGCCCCGTTCATCGTCTCACAGGATGTCGACGGCGTGGACATGATCACGGTCGTAACAGAGGGCATTTTCAGTTATTGCGGCGTGAAGGTGAAAATCGACACCGATAGACATATCGGAGAAGAGCGGGCGATCGTCCGGGCAAACGGTGAGGCAGTCGGCCATGTGATGACTGCGGAATACGGTTCCAAAATGCTGTCGCTGGGCGGTGTCGATCATCTCACCGGAGGAAGCAAGACCGAAGGTCGGGAGACCTGCAATGCGCTTCTGTGTCTCTGCAACAAGGAGGCGGTGGAACTGACGGTCGATGATGGTGCTGCCCTGGTGGTTCAGGCCGGACGACCGCCGATCATCAACGGGCAGGTCGAACAATTGATGCGTGTCGGCTGCGGCTCGGCCACAATTGGCATGTTCGCGATGCAATGGCAGCCGCATGTAGACGAGGTGATCGTGGTCGATGACCACATCACAGGCGTCCTTACCGAGCATGAAGCGGGCAAGCAACTCGGCATGCGCCCTGCAGGTATCCGTGTGCGTGGACGACGGTCCACCCCTGGCAGGTACTTTCAGGTGGCGGAGCCGGGTACGGGCTGGGGCGGCACGGATATCGAAGATCCGTTGGTTCTGATTTCCAAAATAGACCCAAAAGCTGCTTGGCCCGGACTACGGCTTCTGATGGTATCAACTACAGGAGAGCAATGGGCCTACTTTCTGCTGGATGACGACCTTGTTCCGCAGCCGGCGCCGCTCACTCCGGCACTGGAAGCTTCGGTGACCCGTATCGCCGAAAATTGCGAGCCGGCTCTCTGCTCCGTTCTATTCATGGGTGGCGCAGGTGGGTCCCTGCGATCCGGGGTAACGGAAAATCCGGTTGGTCTGACGAAATCTGTCAAGGCAGCCCTGACAGCAGTAACCTGCGGCGGCGCGGAAACCTATGTGTGGCCGGGGGGCGGCATCACGGTAATGGTTGATGTGCTGAACATGCCGGAGAACGCATTTGGCTATGTTCCAACACCAGCACTCGTAGCGCCGATCGAGTTTACGATGACAAGGCAGGACTACGGAGCGCTGGGTGGACACGTTGAGCATATCCGCTCCATCGGAGGCGTTCTTGAGGAAAATGTGCGCACATTGAAATCACGGGGGTGA
- a CDS encoding UPF0280 family protein, with protein sequence MEQINSHVQGNKLHLRHGPIELSIAVEAANPSDRRAAFAAAEDRFATILEELVGDLCFLRRPVGDRVPLSPVAERMYCAVVTERDLFLTPMAAVAGAVADEILDTMLSVALLRKALVNNGGDIAYFAAPGEPLRILMSTLAGERLGVANLPAGRGGVATSGWGGRSFSLGIADSVTVLAETAAEADAAATLVTNAVDLPGHPAVRRSPAEELSPESDLGARLVTTGCGRLTDGEIEQALAAGMEEAERLHATARLDAALLLLQGRFAQFGPRLIAQPHTTKAA encoded by the coding sequence ATGGAGCAGATCAATTCGCACGTGCAGGGTAACAAGCTGCATTTGCGGCATGGGCCGATAGAGTTGTCAATTGCGGTGGAGGCCGCCAACCCCAGTGATCGGAGGGCTGCGTTCGCAGCGGCAGAGGATCGGTTCGCAACCATATTGGAAGAACTTGTCGGCGATCTGTGCTTCCTGCGCCGCCCCGTGGGAGATCGTGTACCCCTCTCACCGGTGGCGGAACGGATGTATTGTGCTGTGGTGACGGAGCGAGATCTGTTTTTGACACCCATGGCCGCCGTGGCCGGGGCCGTGGCCGATGAAATTCTCGATACGATGCTTTCGGTGGCTCTTTTGCGCAAGGCGCTGGTGAACAACGGCGGCGACATCGCCTATTTTGCGGCCCCGGGCGAACCTTTGCGCATTCTCATGTCGACACTCGCGGGTGAGAGACTTGGCGTGGCAAACCTTCCGGCGGGCCGGGGCGGGGTTGCCACCAGTGGTTGGGGCGGGCGCAGTTTCTCGCTCGGGATTGCGGATAGCGTGACGGTGTTGGCGGAAACCGCCGCTGAGGCTGATGCTGCCGCCACGTTGGTCACGAACGCCGTCGACCTACCCGGCCATCCGGCGGTTCGACGAAGCCCGGCGGAAGAACTTTCACCTGAGTCGGACCTCGGCGCACGGCTGGTGACGACAGGATGCGGCAGGCTTACCGACGGGGAGATCGAACAGGCTCTTGCTGCTGGCATGGAGGAGGCAGAACGCCTGCACGCCACCGCGCGGCTGGACGCAGCCCTGCTTCTGCTTCAGGGGCGGTTCGCCCAATTCGGTCCGCGCCTCATTGCCCAACCTCATACCACGAAAGCAGCCTGA
- a CDS encoding amino acid synthesis family protein produces the protein MPDIAIRKSTLCVEEIFHEFGPPPPKPLLRAAAISVIENPYAGRYVEEIAVFMDDLKILGLKMANDLVAALGGDPKNIEAYGKGAIVGAAGELEHGALWHVPGGYAMREVLGGAKAIVPSAKKVGGVGARLDVPITHIDASYVRGHFDAMEVGVPDGPRASELAFVLVMTTGGRVHDRVGGLRVEDVKGEDGLR, from the coding sequence ATGCCCGACATAGCAATTCGAAAGAGCACTCTCTGTGTCGAGGAAATATTTCACGAATTCGGGCCGCCTCCACCAAAGCCCCTGCTGCGCGCCGCCGCAATATCCGTGATCGAAAACCCATATGCGGGACGCTATGTCGAAGAGATCGCGGTGTTCATGGATGACCTGAAAATACTCGGTTTGAAAATGGCCAATGATCTCGTTGCCGCTCTCGGCGGCGATCCGAAGAACATTGAAGCCTATGGTAAAGGGGCTATCGTCGGCGCGGCAGGCGAACTGGAACATGGTGCTCTATGGCATGTGCCGGGCGGCTACGCTATGCGCGAAGTGCTGGGCGGGGCGAAGGCAATCGTGCCTTCAGCAAAGAAGGTCGGTGGTGTTGGTGCCCGCCTGGACGTGCCGATCACCCATATCGACGCCTCATACGTGCGGGGACATTTTGACGCAATGGAAGTCGGTGTGCCGGATGGACCGCGAGCCAGCGAACTGGCCTTCGTGCTGGTGATGACAACGGGTGGTCGCGTTCATGACAGGGTTGGCGGTTTGCGGGTCGAGGATGTGAAAGGGGAGGACGGGCTGCGATGA
- a CDS encoding amino acid synthesis family protein, which translates to MSADIRKIAVWVEETHREAGKSITPPTRKAVAVAVIANPFAGGFTEDLSELMEIGAELGGLLGGRCVSALGIAPSAAESYGKAAMVGESGELEHAAAILHPKLGAPLRAAVEKGAALVPSSKKMGGPGQVLDVPLGHKDAAYVRSHFDGVEVRLNDAPRANEIMVAVAVTDSGRPLPRVGGLEAGDAKGEDGLR; encoded by the coding sequence ATGAGTGCCGATATCAGAAAAATTGCCGTGTGGGTTGAGGAGACCCACAGAGAGGCTGGCAAGTCGATCACACCGCCGACACGCAAGGCGGTGGCGGTAGCGGTTATCGCCAATCCGTTTGCCGGAGGTTTCACCGAAGACCTGTCTGAGCTGATGGAAATCGGCGCGGAACTAGGCGGTCTGCTGGGCGGGCGATGCGTTTCAGCGCTGGGGATCGCGCCGTCAGCGGCTGAAAGCTATGGCAAGGCGGCGATGGTCGGCGAGAGTGGTGAGTTGGAACATGCCGCGGCCATCCTGCACCCCAAGCTCGGTGCACCTTTGCGGGCCGCCGTGGAGAAAGGTGCGGCACTGGTTCCGTCTTCAAAGAAGATGGGCGGTCCAGGGCAGGTCCTGGACGTCCCGCTTGGCCACAAGGATGCGGCTTATGTCCGCTCCCATTTCGACGGCGTCGAAGTGCGCCTGAACGATGCGCCCCGTGCGAACGAGATCATGGTCGCCGTCGCTGTAACCGATAGTGGCAGGCCCTTGCCGAGAGTAGGTGGGTTGGAAGCCGGTGACGCAAAGGGTGAAGACGGACTGCGGTAA
- a CDS encoding amidohydrolase family protein has product MADDAKLVIRNIGLLLSGKLEQPIFDGDCVVADGGKISAWGYEADLDTERATTVVDAHGTTLAPGLIDSHVHPVVGDYTPRQQQLHWIDSTLHGGVTTLISAGEVHMPGRPKDIVGLKAMSIAAQRWYENFRPSGVKVHAGAPVIEHGMVEEDFKELAAAGVKLMGEVGLGTVKDGKTAREMVGWARKYGIQSTIHTGGPSIPGSGLIDADMVLETGTDVVGHINGGHSALPDDQIVCLCESCKAALEIVHNGNERAALLTLNTARELGKLDQVILGTDGPAGSGVQPLGILRMIAMLSSLGNIPAEQAFCFGNGNTSRQRKLDTGLIEAGYCADFVLMDQAQHAPGKNILESVQLGNLPGVGMTVIDGVVCSQRSRNTPPAGRIPELVTI; this is encoded by the coding sequence ATGGCAGACGACGCGAAACTGGTGATCCGCAATATCGGGCTGTTGCTTTCCGGCAAGCTGGAACAGCCGATTTTCGACGGTGATTGCGTCGTCGCAGATGGGGGCAAGATCAGCGCCTGGGGATACGAAGCTGATCTCGACACCGAACGCGCGACAACGGTGGTCGATGCTCATGGAACGACTCTGGCGCCGGGATTGATCGATAGCCATGTGCATCCCGTTGTCGGCGACTACACGCCACGCCAGCAGCAACTGCACTGGATCGACTCAACGCTCCATGGCGGTGTCACCACGCTAATCTCGGCGGGAGAAGTGCACATGCCAGGTCGCCCAAAGGATATTGTCGGCCTGAAAGCTATGTCGATTGCAGCCCAGCGTTGGTACGAGAATTTCCGTCCTTCCGGCGTCAAGGTTCACGCCGGTGCTCCGGTGATTGAACACGGTATGGTCGAGGAAGACTTCAAGGAACTTGCCGCCGCGGGTGTAAAATTGATGGGCGAGGTCGGACTGGGCACCGTAAAGGATGGCAAGACCGCGCGGGAGATGGTCGGTTGGGCCCGGAAGTACGGAATCCAGAGCACGATCCACACAGGAGGTCCGTCCATACCTGGCTCCGGCCTAATTGATGCCGACATGGTTCTGGAAACCGGAACTGATGTCGTCGGCCATATCAACGGCGGCCATTCCGCCCTGCCGGATGATCAGATCGTCTGCCTCTGCGAAAGCTGCAAGGCGGCGTTGGAAATCGTGCACAATGGCAACGAAAGGGCGGCTTTGCTGACTCTGAACACGGCACGGGAGCTCGGGAAACTCGACCAAGTAATTCTTGGCACCGATGGTCCGGCCGGCTCGGGCGTGCAACCGCTTGGTATCCTGCGAATGATCGCTATGCTCTCAAGCCTCGGCAACATCCCGGCGGAGCAAGCATTCTGCTTTGGCAACGGGAACACCTCCCGCCAGCGGAAGCTCGATACCGGACTGATCGAAGCGGGATATTGTGCGGATTTCGTACTGATGGATCAGGCGCAGCACGCTCCGGGAAAGAATATCCTCGAGTCTGTGCAGCTCGGTAACCTGCCAGGTGTCGGCATGACGGTCATAGATGGCGTTGTCTGCAGCCAGCGTAGTCGGAACACCCCACCAGCTGGTCGCATCCCGGAACTCGTCACCATCTGA